A single Rubrivivax gelatinosus IL144 DNA region contains:
- a CDS encoding bestrophin family protein gives MIIRERPVGPRLFFVLRGSILNRILVPLTGTTLTAVVVTLLHGELLHHKINVTTIPFSLIGIALAIFLGFRNSAAYDRYWEARKLWGDVVHRSRSLARQARCLVRGAVPAQAALGLGDLRVRIVWRTVALAHALRHHLRDTRPELELARYLTPAEWAGLQAASNGPEYLLQRLGDDLRRGLDDGAIDSIVACEMDQTLAAFAAAFAGCERIKGTPIPFAYSLLLHRTAYLYCFLLPFGLIDALGFVTPLVVAFVAYTFFGLDAVGDEIENPFGHGYNDLPLDAICRTIEIGLRESLGDEHIPPPLQPVDFWLR, from the coding sequence ATGATCATCCGCGAACGCCCGGTCGGCCCGCGCCTGTTCTTCGTGCTGCGCGGCTCGATCCTCAACCGCATCCTGGTGCCGCTCACCGGCACGACGCTGACCGCGGTCGTCGTCACGCTGCTGCACGGCGAGCTGCTGCACCACAAGATCAACGTCACGACGATCCCGTTCTCGCTGATCGGCATCGCGCTGGCGATCTTCCTGGGCTTTCGCAACAGCGCCGCCTACGACCGCTACTGGGAGGCGCGCAAGCTCTGGGGCGACGTCGTGCACCGCAGCCGCAGCCTGGCGCGCCAGGCGCGCTGCCTGGTGCGCGGCGCGGTGCCGGCGCAGGCCGCGCTGGGGCTTGGGGACCTGCGCGTGCGCATCGTCTGGCGCACCGTCGCGCTGGCGCATGCGCTGCGCCACCATCTGCGCGACACCCGGCCCGAGCTCGAACTCGCGCGCTACCTGACCCCGGCCGAATGGGCCGGGCTGCAGGCCGCGTCCAACGGCCCGGAGTACCTGCTGCAGCGCCTGGGCGACGACCTGCGCCGCGGCCTGGACGACGGCGCCATCGACTCCATCGTCGCCTGCGAGATGGACCAGACGCTGGCCGCCTTCGCCGCCGCCTTCGCCGGCTGCGAGCGCATCAAGGGCACGCCGATCCCGTTCGCCTACTCGCTGCTGCTGCACCGCACGGCCTACCTCTACTGCTTCCTGCTGCCTTTCGGCCTGATCGACGCGCTGGGCTTCGTCACGCCGCTGGTCGTGGCCTTCGTCGCCTACACCTTCTTCGGCCTGGACGCCGTCGGCGACGAGATCGAGAACCCCTTCGGCCACGGCTACAACGACCTGCCGCTGGACGCGATCTGCCGCACGATCGAGATCGGCCTGCGCGAGAGCCTGGGCGACGAGCACATCCCGCCGCCGCTGCAGCCGGTGGACTTCTGGCTGCGCTGA
- a CDS encoding radical SAM/SPASM domain-containing protein, with translation MSEQAIVLHPRAGTAATDSQPAIVGQRVELQLLTTLRCNLKCSYCSIAEGDVRDSQGHVAYTMDQLDAFIAQQLAGKEVYVTFYGGEPTLNRPFIEAVMQRHPLFRFQLQTNGTLLDDLSHHVLQRLSNVLVSIDGGQEVTDGYRGKGIYKQILRNVGVVRDSLGGTLTARVTWSDENISFEELDQLTKAFDFVYFQFVAGDAYAGQSVERRKAVLTKLVERFFADTDRVYPFIPLMGAVRNKLFPSRAIEQCGGGTACRVSTHILNVMPDGRIFACPDLMHLPEMQTGDVVGNWLRRSPLQPDPKMPCHTCEAQSWCRGNCMKNLYLGYVREDGDWRSKVTDPICELVRHLGREIDRHDVTAWFEQLPLPQRRVLLDSEVYQYVEVMP, from the coding sequence ATGTCCGAACAAGCCATCGTCCTCCATCCGCGAGCCGGCACTGCCGCCACCGACTCCCAGCCGGCCATCGTCGGCCAGCGTGTCGAGCTGCAGCTGCTGACCACGCTGCGCTGCAACCTGAAGTGCAGCTACTGCTCGATCGCCGAAGGCGACGTGCGCGATTCGCAGGGCCACGTGGCCTACACGATGGACCAGCTCGACGCGTTCATCGCCCAGCAGCTCGCCGGCAAGGAGGTCTACGTCACGTTCTACGGCGGCGAGCCGACGCTGAACCGGCCCTTCATCGAGGCCGTGATGCAGCGCCACCCGCTGTTCCGCTTCCAGCTGCAGACCAACGGCACGCTGCTCGACGACCTCAGCCACCACGTGCTGCAGCGCCTGTCCAACGTGCTCGTGTCGATCGACGGCGGCCAGGAAGTGACCGACGGCTACCGCGGCAAGGGCATCTACAAGCAGATCCTGCGCAACGTCGGCGTCGTGCGCGACAGCCTGGGCGGCACGCTGACCGCGCGCGTGACCTGGTCCGACGAGAACATCAGCTTCGAGGAGCTGGACCAGCTGACGAAGGCCTTCGACTTCGTCTACTTCCAGTTCGTCGCCGGCGACGCCTACGCCGGCCAGTCGGTCGAGCGCCGCAAGGCGGTGCTGACGAAGCTGGTCGAGCGCTTCTTCGCCGACACCGATCGCGTCTACCCCTTCATCCCGCTGATGGGCGCGGTGCGCAACAAGCTGTTCCCGTCGCGCGCCATCGAGCAGTGCGGCGGCGGCACGGCCTGCCGCGTGTCGACGCACATCCTCAACGTGATGCCCGACGGCCGCATCTTCGCCTGCCCCGACCTGATGCACCTGCCGGAGATGCAGACCGGCGACGTTGTCGGCAACTGGCTGCGCCGCAGCCCGCTGCAGCCCGACCCGAAGATGCCCTGCCATACCTGCGAAGCGCAGAGCTGGTGCCGCGGCAACTGCATGAAGAACCTGTACCTCGGCTACGTGCGCGAGGACGGCGACTGGCGCAGCAAGGTCACCGACCCGATCTGCGAACTCGTGCGTCACCTTGGCCGCGAGATCGACCGCCACGACGTCACCGCCTGGTTCGAGCAACTGCCGCTGCCGCAGCGGCGCGTGCTGCTGGACAGCGAGGTCTACCAGTACGTCGAGGTCATGCCCTGA
- a CDS encoding universal stress protein, giving the protein MKSILVHLDASPRSARRLALAHRLAREHGAELTVVFAVLPAMLAVPFAAAEGAYAAATLLEETDRDLRLRAREMFEREAVAGVPMHWVEIRHDTLEVAMTEHALFADLLVLGQHDADDRETGPVPRGLVASLVHDSGKPALVVPATGEVAMPGRRVLIAWKPTPEAARAVAAARPWLLAADEVHLACSLARRDDERTGTAALERWLRRSGVTAPIRSHGLAGTGIGEALLSLAADTDADLLVMGCYGHSRARELVLGGVTRTVLRTMTLPVLMAH; this is encoded by the coding sequence ATGAAGAGCATCCTCGTCCACCTCGACGCCTCCCCGCGCTCGGCCCGGCGCCTGGCGCTGGCGCACCGGCTGGCGCGCGAACACGGTGCCGAGCTGACCGTCGTCTTCGCGGTGCTGCCGGCGATGCTCGCCGTGCCTTTCGCCGCCGCCGAAGGCGCTTACGCCGCGGCGACGCTGCTGGAAGAGACCGACCGCGACCTGCGCCTGCGCGCCCGCGAGATGTTCGAACGCGAGGCCGTCGCCGGCGTGCCGATGCACTGGGTCGAGATCCGCCACGACACGCTGGAAGTGGCGATGACCGAACACGCGCTGTTCGCCGACCTGCTGGTGCTCGGCCAGCACGACGCCGACGACCGCGAGACCGGCCCGGTGCCGCGCGGCCTGGTCGCTTCGCTGGTGCACGACAGCGGCAAGCCGGCGCTGGTCGTGCCGGCGACGGGCGAGGTGGCGATGCCCGGCCGGCGCGTGCTGATCGCCTGGAAGCCGACGCCCGAGGCGGCGCGTGCGGTGGCCGCCGCGCGGCCCTGGCTGCTGGCCGCCGACGAGGTGCACCTCGCCTGCTCGCTGGCCCGCCGCGACGACGAGCGCACCGGCACCGCGGCGCTGGAGCGCTGGCTGCGGCGCAGCGGCGTCACGGCGCCGATCCGCAGCCACGGCCTGGCCGGCACCGGCATCGGCGAGGCGCTGCTGTCGCTGGCCGCCGACACCGACGCCGACCTGCTGGTGATGGGCTGCTACGGCCACAGCCGCGCACGCGAGCTGGTGCTGGGCGGCGTCACGCGCACCGTGCTGCGCACGATGACGCTGCCGGTGCTGATGGCGCACTGA
- a CDS encoding Spy/CpxP family protein refolding chaperone produces MKLTNRLPFPPSFRSLATAAMLAATSLAVVAADAPAAPPPPPAHAMPAHPGMPMGGPVAGRADAMPWLGHPFMLPRLLDDVDASKAQRKQIREIVGDAQDDLREQRDEHRRLAEQMAELFAQPSVDAKAVEALRQKMLAEHDKSSRRMTQAMLDVSRVLTPEQRQKIAAEMKARREALDARRGPGDHPRR; encoded by the coding sequence ATGAAGCTCACGAACCGCCTGCCGTTCCCGCCCTCCTTCCGCAGCCTTGCCACCGCCGCCATGCTCGCCGCGACGAGCCTGGCCGTCGTCGCCGCCGACGCGCCCGCTGCTCCGCCGCCGCCGCCGGCGCACGCGATGCCGGCTCACCCCGGCATGCCGATGGGCGGCCCGGTGGCCGGCCGTGCCGACGCGATGCCCTGGCTGGGCCATCCGTTCATGCTGCCGCGCCTGCTCGACGACGTCGACGCAAGCAAGGCGCAGCGCAAGCAGATCCGCGAGATCGTCGGCGACGCCCAGGACGACCTGCGCGAGCAGCGCGACGAACACCGCCGCCTGGCCGAGCAGATGGCCGAGCTCTTCGCCCAGCCCAGCGTCGACGCCAAGGCCGTCGAGGCGCTGCGCCAGAAGATGCTGGCCGAGCACGACAAGAGCAGCCGGCGCATGACCCAGGCGATGCTCGACGTCAGCCGCGTGCTGACGCCCGAGCAGCGCCAGAAGATCGCCGCGGAGATGAAGGCCCGCCGCGAGGCCCTGGACGCCCGCCGCGGCCCCGGCGATCACCCGCGACGCTGA
- a CDS encoding response regulator, which translates to MTSRLLLIDDDSRLTTMVGDYLRRNGFEVDTAGSLAAGREQLRLRGYDALLLDLMLPDGDGLDLTRELRSDPRTRRLPLLMLTARGEPMDRIVGLELGADDYLPKPFEPRELLARVKALLRRAAPEPTGDEVLRFGRLEVDLGARQARLDGQPCDLTSHQFDLLVVLAQSPGRVLSRDQIMDALKGHPLEAFDRSIDVHVSRIRALIEDDPKNPKRVLTVRGAGYVFAKKQDAE; encoded by the coding sequence GTGACGAGCCGACTGCTGCTGATCGACGACGACTCGCGCCTGACCACGATGGTCGGCGACTACCTGCGCCGCAACGGTTTCGAGGTCGACACCGCGGGCTCGCTGGCGGCCGGCCGCGAGCAGCTGCGGCTGCGCGGCTACGACGCGCTGCTGCTGGACCTGATGCTGCCCGACGGCGACGGCCTGGACCTGACGCGCGAGCTGCGCTCGGACCCGCGCACGCGCCGCCTGCCGCTGCTGATGCTGACGGCGCGCGGCGAGCCGATGGACCGCATCGTCGGCCTGGAGCTCGGTGCCGACGACTACCTGCCCAAGCCCTTCGAGCCGCGCGAGCTGCTGGCGCGCGTGAAGGCGCTGCTGCGCCGCGCCGCGCCCGAGCCGACCGGCGACGAGGTGCTGCGCTTCGGCCGCCTCGAGGTCGACCTCGGCGCGCGCCAGGCACGCCTGGACGGTCAGCCCTGCGACCTGACCAGCCACCAGTTCGACCTGCTCGTCGTGCTGGCGCAGAGCCCGGGCCGGGTGCTGTCGCGCGACCAGATCATGGATGCGCTCAAGGGCCATCCGCTGGAGGCCTTCGACCGCAGCATCGACGTGCACGTCTCGCGCATCCGCGCGCTCATCGAGGACGACCCGAAGAACCCCAAGCGCGTGCTGACCGTGCGCGGCGCGGGCTACGTGTTCGCGAAGAAGCAGGACGCCGAATGA
- the katG gene encoding catalase/peroxidase HPI: MSTEARCPFHAEHGARTTTQARTNADWWPKRLNLKILHQHSAKSDPMGAGFDYAAEFRKLDYAAVKHDLQALMTDSQDWWPADWGHYGGLMIRMAWHSAGTYRVADGRGGGGHGNQRFAPLNSWPDNGNLDKARRLLWPIKKKYGNKLSWADLMILAGNVALESMGFKTFGFGGGRPDIWEPEEDVNWGAETEWLATSDQPNSRYSRYSGERELANPLAAVQMGLIYVNPEGPDGKPDPVASGRDVRETFARMAMNDEETVALVAGGHTFGKAHGAGDTRQVGPEPEAAAFEEMGLGWKNAFGSGKGVHTITSGIEGAWKPNPTRWDMGYFDMLFGYEWELVKSPAGAWQWLAKDVKPEHLIPDAHDPSRKHRPMMTTADLSLRFDPIYEPISRRFHQNPELFADAFARAWFKLTHRDMGPRSRYLGPEVPAEELIWQDPVPAVDHALVDAADVEQLKAEVLASGLTIAELVKTAWASASSFRGSDKRGGANGARIRLAPQKDWAVNETAELARVLEVLEGVRGRFNAAQTGGKRISIADLIVLAGGAAVEEAARRAGHPVTVAFAPGRTDASQEQTDVESFAAMEPRADGFRNFQRADSQAPAEELLLDRAQLLTLTAPEMTVLVGGLRVLGANTGRSTHGQLTQRPGTLSTDFFVNLLDMGTKWGPAAEPGVYEGRDRASGALKWTATRADLVFGSNSELRALLEVYASDDNAGKFVQDFAAAWTKVMNLDRFDLAA, from the coding sequence ATGTCCACCGAAGCCCGCTGCCCCTTCCATGCCGAACACGGCGCCCGCACCACGACGCAGGCACGCACCAACGCCGACTGGTGGCCCAAGCGGCTGAACCTGAAGATCCTGCACCAGCACTCGGCGAAGTCCGACCCGATGGGCGCGGGCTTCGACTACGCCGCCGAGTTCCGGAAGCTCGACTACGCCGCCGTCAAACACGACCTGCAGGCGCTGATGACCGACTCGCAGGACTGGTGGCCGGCCGACTGGGGCCACTACGGCGGGCTGATGATCCGCATGGCCTGGCACAGCGCCGGCACCTACCGCGTCGCCGACGGCCGCGGCGGCGGCGGCCACGGCAACCAGCGTTTCGCCCCGCTGAACAGCTGGCCCGACAACGGCAACCTGGACAAGGCGCGGCGCCTGCTCTGGCCGATCAAGAAGAAGTACGGCAACAAGCTGAGCTGGGCCGACCTGATGATCCTGGCCGGCAACGTCGCGCTGGAATCGATGGGCTTCAAGACCTTCGGCTTCGGCGGCGGCCGCCCCGACATCTGGGAACCCGAGGAAGACGTCAACTGGGGCGCCGAGACCGAATGGCTGGCCACCAGCGACCAGCCCAACAGCCGCTACAGCCGCTACAGCGGCGAGCGTGAACTCGCCAACCCGCTGGCCGCGGTGCAGATGGGCCTGATCTACGTGAACCCGGAAGGCCCGGACGGCAAGCCCGACCCGGTGGCCTCGGGCCGCGACGTGCGCGAGACCTTCGCCCGCATGGCGATGAACGACGAAGAGACCGTCGCGCTGGTCGCCGGCGGCCACACCTTCGGCAAGGCGCACGGCGCCGGCGACACGCGCCAGGTCGGCCCCGAGCCCGAGGCCGCGGCCTTCGAGGAGATGGGCCTGGGCTGGAAGAACGCCTTCGGCAGCGGCAAGGGCGTGCACACCATCACCAGCGGCATCGAAGGCGCCTGGAAGCCCAACCCGACGCGCTGGGACATGGGCTACTTCGACATGCTCTTCGGCTACGAGTGGGAACTGGTCAAGAGCCCGGCCGGTGCCTGGCAGTGGCTCGCCAAGGACGTCAAGCCCGAGCACCTGATCCCCGACGCCCACGACCCGAGCCGCAAGCACCGGCCGATGATGACGACGGCCGACCTGTCGCTGCGCTTCGACCCGATCTACGAGCCGATCTCGCGCCGATTCCACCAGAACCCGGAACTCTTCGCCGACGCCTTCGCGCGCGCCTGGTTCAAGCTGACGCACCGCGACATGGGGCCGCGTTCGCGTTACCTGGGCCCGGAAGTGCCGGCCGAAGAACTGATCTGGCAGGACCCGGTGCCCGCCGTCGACCACGCGCTGGTCGACGCCGCCGACGTCGAGCAACTGAAGGCCGAGGTGCTGGCCTCGGGGCTGACGATCGCCGAACTGGTGAAGACCGCCTGGGCCTCGGCCTCGAGCTTCCGCGGCTCGGACAAACGTGGCGGCGCCAACGGCGCACGCATCCGCCTGGCGCCGCAGAAGGACTGGGCCGTCAACGAGACGGCCGAGCTGGCGCGGGTGCTCGAGGTGCTGGAAGGCGTGCGCGGGCGCTTCAACGCCGCGCAGACCGGCGGAAAGCGGATCTCGATCGCCGACCTGATCGTGCTCGCCGGCGGCGCCGCCGTCGAGGAGGCCGCGCGCCGCGCCGGGCATCCGGTGACGGTGGCCTTCGCGCCGGGCCGCACGGACGCCAGCCAGGAGCAGACCGACGTCGAGTCCTTCGCGGCGATGGAGCCGCGTGCCGACGGCTTCCGCAACTTCCAGCGCGCCGACAGCCAGGCGCCGGCCGAGGAACTGCTGCTCGACCGCGCCCAGCTGCTGACGCTGACGGCGCCGGAGATGACGGTGCTCGTCGGCGGCCTGCGCGTGCTGGGCGCCAACACCGGCCGCAGCACGCACGGCCAGCTGACGCAGCGCCCGGGCACGCTGTCGACCGACTTCTTCGTCAACCTGCTGGACATGGGCACGAAGTGGGGCCCGGCGGCCGAACCCGGCGTCTACGAAGGCCGCGACCGCGCCAGCGGCGCGCTGAAGTGGACGGCCACGCGGGCCGATCTGGTCTTCGGCTCGAACTCCGAGCTGCGCGCGCTGCTGGAGGTCTACGCCAGCGACGACAACGCCGGCAAGTTCGTGCAGGACTTCGCCGCCGCCTGGACCAAGGTGATGAACCTCGACCGCTTCGACCTCGCCGCCTGA
- a CDS encoding DUF3106 domain-containing protein — MNKFVPALALAVAATLSATAFAQAANPDRREAMKQKWESMTPEQQAQAREKMRQRWENMTPEQREAAKKRLAERRGGHAAPAPAPAASGS; from the coding sequence ATGAACAAGTTCGTGCCGGCCCTCGCGCTGGCTGTCGCCGCCACGCTGTCCGCCACCGCCTTCGCGCAGGCGGCGAACCCCGATCGCCGCGAGGCGATGAAGCAGAAGTGGGAGTCGATGACCCCCGAGCAGCAGGCGCAGGCGCGCGAGAAGATGCGCCAGCGCTGGGAGAACATGACGCCGGAGCAGCGCGAGGCGGCCAAGAAGCGCCTGGCCGAACGCCGCGGTGGCCACGCCGCGCCGGCGCCGGCCCCCGCAGCCTCGGGCTCCTGA
- a CDS encoding bifunctional aminoglycoside phosphotransferase/ATP-binding protein: MSTAELDDAAQARIVERLHALLAAAGPVQAFETHASRVLVTTQHAYKFKKPIAPGFLDYSTRELRRHFCEAELRLNRRLAPALYEKVLPLAGPREAPQLGGDGEPLDWVLQMRAFDQAGLWDRLAASGALGAAQIDALVGVVAPFHAAAAVAPADGELGSPAQVRAPMVENLDVLQPLLAEGPAAPALARLRAWETRRFAALAPVFAARLAAGRVRECHGDLHLGNVVEIGGRTTVFDCIEFNEGFRWIDVASEIAFMAMDLHAHALPALAHRFVDGWMAATGDYEAARVLRYYEAHRALVRAKVAALRAAQPGAPAAAAAEAGRYVALAEAATRTRAPVLFVTRGVSGSGKTTLTQALVERGALRVRADLERKRLFGLAPLQRSDAALAARLYGPEAGTATYARLLAAAGAVLDGGWPVVLDATFLHRSAREAARQFAAARGARFVLLDCVADEATLRRRVAERSRRGDDASDADLAVLEAQLRAGDPLGADEAAAAVPIGAGALPDWDALLAGS; this comes from the coding sequence ATGAGCACCGCCGAACTGGACGACGCGGCGCAGGCGCGCATCGTCGAACGCCTGCACGCCCTGCTGGCCGCCGCCGGCCCGGTGCAGGCCTTCGAGACCCACGCCTCGCGGGTGCTGGTCACCACGCAGCACGCCTACAAGTTCAAGAAGCCGATCGCGCCGGGCTTCCTGGACTACTCGACGCGCGAACTCAGGCGCCACTTCTGCGAAGCCGAGCTGCGGCTGAACCGGCGCCTGGCGCCGGCGCTGTACGAGAAGGTGCTGCCGCTGGCCGGCCCGCGCGAGGCGCCGCAGTTGGGCGGCGACGGCGAGCCGCTGGACTGGGTGCTGCAGATGCGCGCCTTCGACCAGGCGGGCCTGTGGGACCGGCTGGCCGCCAGCGGGGCGCTCGGCGCGGCGCAGATCGACGCCCTGGTCGGCGTCGTCGCGCCCTTCCACGCCGCGGCGGCCGTCGCGCCGGCCGACGGCGAACTGGGCAGCCCGGCGCAGGTGCGCGCGCCGATGGTCGAGAACCTGGACGTGCTGCAGCCGCTGCTGGCCGAGGGCCCGGCGGCGCCCGCGCTGGCCCGGCTGCGCGCCTGGGAGACGCGGCGTTTTGCCGCGCTGGCGCCGGTGTTCGCCGCGCGCCTGGCCGCCGGCCGCGTGCGCGAGTGCCACGGCGACCTGCACCTGGGCAACGTCGTCGAGATCGGCGGCCGCACGACGGTCTTCGACTGCATCGAGTTCAACGAAGGTTTCCGCTGGATCGACGTGGCCAGCGAGATCGCCTTCATGGCGATGGACCTGCACGCGCACGCGCTGCCGGCGCTGGCCCACCGCTTCGTCGACGGCTGGATGGCCGCCACCGGCGACTACGAGGCGGCACGCGTGCTGCGCTACTACGAGGCCCACCGCGCGCTGGTGCGCGCCAAGGTGGCGGCGCTGCGCGCCGCGCAGCCCGGCGCGCCGGCCGCCGCGGCCGCGGAGGCCGGGCGTTATGTCGCGCTGGCCGAAGCGGCGACGCGCACGCGCGCTCCGGTGCTCTTCGTCACGCGCGGCGTCTCGGGCAGCGGCAAGACGACGCTGACGCAGGCCCTGGTCGAGCGCGGCGCGCTGCGCGTGCGCGCCGACCTGGAGAGAAAGCGCCTGTTCGGCCTGGCGCCGCTGCAGCGCTCCGACGCGGCGCTGGCGGCGCGGCTGTACGGCCCCGAGGCCGGCACCGCGACCTACGCCCGGCTGCTGGCCGCCGCCGGCGCCGTGCTCGACGGCGGCTGGCCCGTGGTGCTGGACGCGACCTTTCTGCACCGCAGCGCGCGCGAGGCGGCGCGGCAGTTCGCCGCCGCCCGCGGCGCCCGCTTCGTGCTGCTGGACTGCGTCGCCGACGAGGCGACGCTGCGCCGGCGTGTCGCCGAACGCAGCCGGCGCGGCGACGACGCGTCCGACGCCGACCTCGCGGTGCTCGAAGCCCAGTTGCGAGCCGGCGACCCGCTGGGCGCCGACGAGGCCGCCGCGGCGGTGCCGATCGGCGCCGGGGCCCTGCCCGACTGGGACGCGCTGCTGGCCGGTTCGTGA
- a CDS encoding bifunctional enoyl-CoA hydratase/phosphate acetyltransferase — translation MEIDLRDEWLENTTFDELAVGQSATMRRALTDADIAGFAAISGDLNPTHLDDRFAREEGLAGRTAHGMWSGALVSTVLGTVFPGPGTRYVSQRMDFHGTARAGDVLEVRVAVRAKDAASGRVTLDCSVRRQDGTLLMDGLAIVEAPRHKERVRKATGLRWHVFDAAAGVRSLIEQAARHAGLRCAVVHPCDAESLRGALDAAHHGLFTPVLVAPRERLVATAEAAGLDLAGVEIEDVRHSHAAAERAAEMAAEGAVQALMKGSLHTDEVMKAVLSRAELRTERRISHVFRFDAPAYHKPLLVTDAAMNIAPTLNEKAHIVQNAIDLARVLGVDLPKVAILAAVEGVNPKMACTLDAAALCKMADRGQIRGGIVDGPLAFDNAISAEAARTKGIVSPVAGDPDILMVPDLVSGNILAKQLEYLGGAVGSGIVLGARVPIALTSRADGATARLASAALAVLVAQAGTS, via the coding sequence ATGGAGATCGACCTGCGCGACGAGTGGCTGGAGAACACCACCTTCGACGAACTCGCCGTCGGCCAGAGCGCGACGATGCGGCGCGCCCTGACCGACGCGGACATCGCCGGCTTCGCGGCGATCTCCGGTGACCTGAATCCCACCCACCTGGACGACCGCTTCGCGCGCGAGGAAGGCCTGGCCGGCCGCACCGCGCACGGCATGTGGAGCGGCGCGCTGGTGTCGACCGTGCTCGGCACCGTCTTCCCCGGCCCGGGCACACGCTACGTCTCGCAGCGCATGGACTTCCACGGCACGGCACGCGCCGGCGACGTGCTGGAGGTGCGAGTCGCGGTGCGCGCCAAGGACGCCGCCAGCGGCCGCGTGACGCTGGACTGCAGCGTGCGCCGCCAGGACGGCACGCTGCTGATGGACGGGCTGGCCATCGTCGAGGCGCCGCGACACAAGGAGCGCGTGCGCAAGGCCACCGGGCTGCGCTGGCACGTCTTCGACGCCGCCGCCGGCGTGCGCTCGCTGATCGAGCAGGCCGCGCGCCACGCCGGGCTGCGCTGCGCCGTCGTGCACCCCTGCGACGCCGAGTCGCTGCGCGGCGCGCTCGACGCCGCGCACCACGGGCTGTTCACGCCGGTGCTGGTGGCGCCGCGCGAGCGCCTGGTCGCCACGGCCGAAGCCGCCGGGCTGGACCTCGCCGGCGTCGAAATCGAGGACGTGCGCCACAGCCACGCCGCCGCCGAACGCGCCGCCGAGATGGCCGCCGAAGGCGCGGTGCAGGCGCTGATGAAGGGCAGCCTGCACACCGACGAGGTGATGAAGGCCGTGCTCTCGCGCGCCGAACTGCGCACCGAACGCCGCATCTCGCACGTCTTCCGCTTCGACGCGCCGGCGTACCACAAGCCGCTGCTCGTCACCGACGCGGCGATGAACATCGCGCCGACGCTCAACGAGAAGGCGCACATCGTGCAGAACGCGATCGACCTGGCGCGGGTGCTCGGCGTCGATCTGCCCAAGGTGGCGATCCTGGCGGCGGTCGAAGGCGTCAACCCGAAGATGGCCTGCACGCTGGACGCCGCGGCGCTGTGCAAGATGGCCGACCGCGGCCAGATCCGCGGCGGCATCGTCGACGGCCCGCTGGCCTTCGACAACGCGATCTCGGCCGAGGCCGCGCGCACCAAGGGCATCGTCTCGCCGGTGGCCGGCGACCCCGACATCCTGATGGTGCCCGACCTGGTGTCCGGGAACATCCTCGCCAAGCAGCTGGAATACCTGGGTGGCGCGGTCGGCAGCGGCATCGTGCTCGGCGCGCGTGTGCCGATCGCGCTGACCAGCCGCGCCGACGGCGCCACCGCACGCCTGGCCTCGGCGGCGCTGGCGGTGCTGGTGGCGCAGGCTGGCACGAGCTGA